Below is a genomic region from Chelmon rostratus isolate fCheRos1 chromosome 7, fCheRos1.pri, whole genome shotgun sequence.
ATAGTACACAGCTGTGTTCATTCACTACCTCCTTAAACCtctcaaaacacagacacaatgacCCCTCTTCCCTtaccagtgtttgttttcacaacAGTCCcatctctgtgtctcagctggACATGCAAGACCCCCACTCCAAGCACAAACCACACACCCACCAAGACTGCAGACCAAAATCCTGCTCTGAGTCCAGTCCCACTATGGGTGTCCCACGCTGTGGCAGTGAATACTTAAAGCTTTCACCTGGGCATTCAGTCAGAGGCTGTGTGAAACAAATCTCTTAAAGCAGAAGCTCAACCAACAAAGTATGAATTCAAAATATGCTGTTTGTTATTATGCCTGCAACATACAGCCCACAATCCAGTCTTTGTTTTGGTAAACATTTATGATGGATTTAATCATAATTAACGCTACGCTCTCATTTAATCTCCTGTAATTCAAACCCCCATGCACCTACCCATAATCCTCtctttggctgcagcagggATGTAATTGAGCctcagcctgttttcagctgtgtgtgtttgtgtgtgtgtgctgccaccCAACCGTATCACCTCAATGGATAGAAAAGGATCAGGTGGTCCTTTGTGAATGGGCATCAGTTGTGGACAAGCTATGCCAAAATTTACCCGCGTACTTTTTATCCTTTGGAGGTTCTGTACATATAAAATCACATCAGTGTTTGATAAGAGCAAACTCACCTATAAATTGGTATATGAGACCTATTGATTTATCAGAATGACTAGCAGTATTTTGTCAAACATCGCTCTATTCCACAAACTGTAATattaaagaacaataaaataGCTTCGAGGCTTGCAGTAATTTTCCACTGGACCTGACAAAACGTACCTAAGATGATTGCTCATATatcagtcacttcctgttgtaaaCACCTTAGAAATTCTAGCATGAAGTTAGCCAGAGTTAgtcaaagcagttttttttctccatgaaGTCACCAATAGGCTTCTAAATAGTCACTGAATAGTGATTCAGTGACAGTGTCTGACTCCGCCCAACTCTCAGCTGAgggccgaatgaagcctggttaCTGTAACCTCTTgactagctgtcactcaaagcagccatgcccataattatacATAACTTTAAACTTTAATGTAATTGAAAGTACAGTTGTCACAAATGGGGAAAAATAGCTATaaagaccaaaactgtttttgttccaGGCTGTAAacgtgtttatttctgctgtgaactcgggcattttaatatgggggtctatggggactgaccCGCTTTTGGACcaagcctcaagtggccatctgagaaactgcagtttttggcacttccatGATGGTTTCATTTTTTAGCCCCGGCAGTTGCTGCAAAGTACAACAAAATTGTATTGTAATGTGAAATTGTGGTCATTATATTGTAGTGTTAGGCTGATTAATCAATCTACCTGGACTTTTTAAATAATCAACATCAGCTGCTGCCGACGCTCATGAAAAATATACTGAACAGACAATGTATGCAGGCACATCAGAGACGATgcacattttcttattttcaagtatttttctgcattcaagtgaacaacaaatgtgttaaataaatgttcatcGGAACCAAACGCAAGgagatgctgctgtgtgcactaacattgtttatttatttatttattttatttatgcaaATGTACAAAAGTTAATTTCCCCTCAGAAACTGTTCTGACGTCTACGAGATACTGCTGCCGATAAATGTCAGTAAGTGCACTAAAACTTACTTTGTTTGTTAGTTTTCTGGATTACCTGTGgatatttatcatttaaatcGAATGCACTGCAGACAGAATGGCCATCTGTACTTACTGGCATCGGCCATTAAAAATCCCATATCGGTCGACCTTTATTATGAAAGTGACTTTCAGCGTGAATAGACAGCAATTCATttggttttattctgaaatCTTACCGGAAGCTccttttctgttgctttgaaaTTGACAGTAAGGGAGATACATGCTCGGTTGTTTGGTCTGAAGGCGGAGTTGAGGCCAATAAAGTCGTGTGAGGAGCAGCTCTGGAGTCAGTATACGCTTCACTTTCACTGgaataaagacattttcatttacacCGCGGACGAAGCTTCGTGTCTCGGACCGCAGTGGAAAGCGGACTAACAAGGTTACAATTTCACCTGCGGGACAAGTCGAAATAACGTCACGTCGCGAAGGTAAGGGCTGGCGTTATTTAACGGTTCTAACGTGCAGATGTAGCCGCTGTAAACACGTTATCCCAGTCTTAACAACGTTTAGCACTAGCTTGTGGTCTAGCTCAAGAAGTTCCTCCTTCTCATTTAAATACAATTACTATACAGCTGAGATTAAAGAATgcattgcagtgtttttttgaCGCCTCAAATGAGCTGTAACTAATTAACGTAAACGCACCACAGAAAACCTGTTATTTCCCTGAGTCTAAGTGTAAGTGAACGTGACTTAAATGACAGCAGTCCGAGCGAGAAGTGCGCTTCACATGCAGGGCTGTGCTGCTTTCACGGACTCTGCAGGACTGGCCGCACTCTTAACGTATGAGAAacaagaagaagctgctgtgtgactgctCAGTTCCTGGACATTTGACTCACACACgacaaactaaaaaaacaaagcatattTTGGCAAACATAACCTCTGTATGTAAATAATCTGGACTGATTTCCTTTAAcgtttccacaaaaaaaaaaacaaaaaaaaaaaaaaaacgcagctaTGCTGATTAGTTGGCCGTATTCTTGTCAAACACCATTATTCGTACGGTTGGTTGTCCATACAACAAAATGCGTGTCAAGGCCCTTCACTGCGTTTTCTAAAGGCTGTAAAAACAATCCCAAAGGTTGAACTGCACACGCAATCAGCGAATGAGCCAAATGTCATCAGTTCACACCGAAACTGTGGAAAAATACAGCTTGATCACCAGTAAATATAGATGATCACAGAGTATGTCCCTGTTAGACAGCCAGCGGGCATTCTGGCTGCCTCTTGAGGCTGCATTCATGCTGCCTCTGTGAGTGGGGTGCAGGCTGAATCACTTTCCTAAAATGGTCTGAAAGATTTAATTCAGGCTAAAATTGTAATGAAGGAGCAGCCCAGTTCCACTAGGGTGATTATGGTTAGCCTGTAATATTTAGAGGGTGTGAGTAAGAGTTAGTCAGACCCTGCAGTATGGGACAAACGAGGCCTGGTGCCCGAGGATGAGCGAAGGTGCATGAGATGGTTGTGGTTAACCACGATGAGTAATGTGAAAGGGATATCCAAGTCTGCTAGAAGTGTTTTTTAAGCATTTAACCTGTGGCAGTAGAGTGATGTTCTCAGGCGGTAGGTCTTATAACAATGAAATATTGATGATGCTCGGAGGTCAGCAATACATGCTACCAATAATCAGTGTGTGCGCTGAACAAATCGACAGATGAGACTGCCACATTCTTACAAAACGCCTCCAATATTCTTTGTTTGTTACCAGGTGTGAGTTTAAAATGAAGCAGCTCTCATCACTGTGCCTGTTTGCGCTGGTGACCTTGTATGGCCATGAGGGCGTGCTGTCCCAGGCTCCATCCTACGGTGAACGGGGCTCTGATCTCGGCATTCAGGTGTTTCAGCAAGTGGTCCGCTCCAAGCCGCTGGACAATGTGGTGCTTTCTCCTCATGGGGTAGCTTCCATCCTTGGGATGCTGCTACCAGGAGCCCACGGAGAGACCAGGAAGCAGGTCCTCAATGCGCTCCGTTACAAGAAGAATGGTAAGGGCTGTTCCTGGCAGTGGAATACTGAAGCCTCATCATTATCATCTGGTAAATTAGCTCACTGCAGCCAGATTAGCCTTCAGAGGTTtcatttaacaataaaatatatttcaacTGTCACAGGCCCGTACAAGATGTTGAAGAAGCTGCACAAGACCTTGACAGCGAAGGCCAACCAGGACGTCGTGCTGATTGCCAATGGCATGTTCAGCCAGAAGGGCTTCCCCATGGAGGAGGCCTTTGTAGCCACCAACAAAGCTAACTTCCAGTGTGAGAGCAGGAGCCTGGACTTCGGTAACCCCCAGGGAGCAGCGGATGAAATCAACGAGTGGGTCAACAATAAGACCAAAGGTAGGAATCGTGGATATTCGTAAGAGCTGAATGTCAGGTGATCTCAACGTGCCCTCGTAAAGGCAGGTGTGAGCAACTCTAATTCCATAGATTCAGTCTGTTATGTATCAAAGTGTGATCACTCTTGGATGGTGAGGGTTGTTTTGGCCCCCGTATACTTACCTGCAAGTCCAGTTAATATCAAACATTACTTGCTCACCTGATCTGAAATGAATATAAAAAGCGATGGTGGTTTTTAACCAACCTTTCCGACTGAATAATGATCCCATGTTGCATATTTATCCAGGTCACATCCCCAGCTTGATCAAAGCAGACATGTTGGACCCAGCTCTGACCCGTCTGGTCGCTGTCAACTCAATCTACTTCAAAGGCTTGTGGAAGTCCCGCTTCCAGCCCGAGAACACCAAGATGAGGCCCTTCAACGGGGGCGACGGAAATGTATATAAAGTTCCAATGATGTCCAAACTGTCGGTCTTCAACATCGGTGAGCAGTGATGTGGCAGAGGTTCCTACTGATGGCCTGTGTCTGACTAATCGTTGCATATTTCTAATGTGAGCAGTTGTTTAGTATTAGCGACTTTACAATCCAGCGTTTTAGATGCATCGTGATGCTCAGAGATGTTTTACCACCAAATGACATTTGTAGATGTTTCATGTGGATGGTTTCAGCATTGAATTCAGGCtggttgaaatgaattttagCAGGTGAGGAGGTTCTCGTTTTATCAGTGACCGGAATCAGTGGAGATGAGTTAAATAAAACTaccgtgtgtgtctgtaataGGGGCCTTCTGTGTTTTCACCATGAATTATCAAGAAGCATTCGTACTTTTTCTACACGCTGCATTTGTGAGTAGATTGTTGAGCTGTTACAGATTCATTAGACAGCAGATTAGTGGGTTTTCCGTAGTAGAATAGAATGAATGGTAGCTTAAAGGTGGCAACAAATaagttgtgtttacattcactGTTTTCCAACAAAATGCCTTGGTCCTTGAGGACCAACAAATGCACTGAATGCACTTCCTTCTGTATAAGAAGTTTGCAAAGTCAATCCTTTAAATATGTTTAATCCTatattgtttacatccatgttgcTGGCTTGTAGTTGGTACAGAGCTCCACAGGGTGCCCTCAACTTAACACTCAGTTTGAATGTGCTTCTTTGACGACCATCAAATCCAATCATCAAATCAAGTTTGAACAAATGGCAacaaatcagcagctgctgttccGCTCAGGTCTGCCAACTTGATAGGCCGTGGATTTAATGATGAAGTTGTTTTcaatttagtttgtttttacgATGCAGTCGCAGCCATTGCCAGCGTATGATTCACGGGACAGCTTGTGTGGAGTTGTAAGGAAATGCAGGCTGAGACCTGCCACATCCGTAGGACATTATTTAGTcctgtgtgaaatgaaatgatacaCCAGTCAGTCATCTATATTTAGATGAGCTGTCAGAGGAGTGTGAGCATGGCGAGTGCTGCGTTCGAGTTAAACTAAGGCCCGGTACAGCTGCGAGGCACAGATGTTCTTCTTCACTATCCTGCAGTGTGTCGACTTTAGTGCACAGAGTCTGACACTTATTGATCCCATTATTGTCCCCACATTTCCACACTTAGGTCATAAAGAGAACACATGCTTCTGAATCACTTGGCTATGGCTTGATACAGTTGTGTTTTATGAATATTATGGGATTTACACATACTTGGCTGAATGACTTAAGAACACAGTGTGCTGTGATTAGTTTAATGGCCTTATAAAGCACgaaaaaatgatgtttgtggTCTGGGGTCTGGTTCTCATGATAAACTGTACATTTGTCATTCTTATTTTGCGGTTAAGTACCTCACAAGAtggaaatgtgttgtttttaaaaaagtcagGACTTTTGTAATCACTGTTTGCCTGCTCCCCCTTGCTGATAACACAACATTGTTTCTACTAACAACCTGTTCAAGAGAGTCTTTTGCATTTGCTATGATAAACATCTGCTGTCTGGTAGGTCTTCTCTGAGGAAGAATCTGTTTGACGTCAGAAAATGACGCATTTTCCGTTTCTAGTTTATTTAAATAAGTCAAAATACTGAGCAGCTATAGCCACTCAAATAATGTGGCACTGTGCAAGTCTTTCTGTTAGTAAACCGGCTCATGCGAGGAAAATAGGAATAAAAATACTGGAATTGACAGACGTATGACAGAAAAATGGTAATGCGTCACAAGGAAGTGGAAATATGGGCTGTCGCCTGTCGGGCAGTCGCTAAAACACGAGAAGTGGTTTAGGTTTTACACGTGTGTGTGAATAGAAGACCTTTAAATAAAAGCAAGAGGTTTATAAGCAAGTTATTTCTTTAGTACACAGAGTCAGGGGAAGTGTCTTCAGTCAGTCCTCAGTCAGTCATGCATGTCTTGGCAAAAGGTTTAATAGTTACAAGAGAGCTGTAAGGATCATTCAAGTttcatcctcagcatcacctgTCCTTTGAAACGATTGACCCTTAACCCTCTCCACCCCTGCCAGGAATGCCCACCACGCCTCAGGGACTGAAGTACAAGGTGATTGAGCTGCCCTATCATGGCAACACCATCAGCATGCTGATCGTTCTGCCCTCCGAAGAGGACACGCCACTGTCTCGTCTTGTCCCACACATCAGCACAGCCACAGTGCAGAGCTGGACCAAGCTGATGCACATGAGAAGAGTCGGCCTGCTCATCCCCAAGTAAGACCCACGCATGCAACAGTTGCTCTTAAACTTCTTTGGCTGAATGTGAACTCAACattgtgcgcatgtgtgtgtgttcgtgtctgCAGGTTCTCTGCTGATGCGGAGGTAGACTTGAAAGAACCCCTTTCGGCGCTGGGAATGACAGACATGTTCAGTGAGGACAAAGCTGACTTCAGACATCTCTGTGAGTGAAAGCACGGTCACTCCAAACCCTGAAGTGACGCAGTGCCTCTGtggatctgcagcagctttatttGGATATGAGGAAGTCTTGAAAATATGAAAGCCTCGTTGGCTGTTTACTGCCAGAGGAAGAAGTATGAATTGTGTCTAGCTGTCCAGTGTGAAAAGAGGAATCCtgtgtgtttcctttcctttcctcatcTTGTCACTGAGTGATGGAATGAAAGGAGCTCTAATTGAAGGGCTCTAGTGCCATCATGTGGTGTAAATGTGTGGTGGCTTTGTGGACAAGCAAAAGGAGTTCACAGGGATTACTTCAGAAAAAGAAATTCAACCAGGGTCTGACAGATGTGGATTTTTGCTGTAGTGCCATCATGTGGTGTCATTTAGTATAACTTAACAATCAGTTCACACATTTGTACTTAAACTCAATACCTAATCAATCAGGCTCATACTGAGAACTTTGAGTAGAGCTCATCAGGAGCTGTATTAGtctttgaaaaatgaatgaaacagcacAGAATAACGGCATGTCACCCATCGTGTTGGATGTGGACCATAGACAGTATAATAAGTGGACAGAGCTTCCTGGTCTTGAAGCCAGTGTGGAGGTGCCTTAAGCCTGCATTCTTTCtcatggccagcagggggcctCCACTGACTGCAAAAAGTCACCCTGTTGTATGGAAGCTAATGAGGCAATTAGGCTATATCTCATTTGATTTGTTAACTCAGGAAAACATTTTCCTAATGAATTTATCATCTTAATTGCTGGTTTCAAGTCTTCTTTAATTCACCATTTTGTAAATAATGATCCCATTTAGAGAACTATAGATGATAAAGCAGGGTATGCTTTAGGGCCTCGCTACCATTGCATGTCCTTCAGTTCTCAatcagatccaatcaggatagaaGCGTAGCAATGCATATCCTGTCCAGCTCCACCCTTTTCGTTCAAATGTGGTCACTTCTGGCCCatgggtgacatcacagtggCTCCGTCTGCTATTTATTATACAGTCTATGATGTGGACAGCATTGGCTGATCAATATCAGATTTTTAATTGTGGACATGTCAAGTCTGTAAACTTACATGTTGTATGTGTCTAAGCTAAAATGAACAGTTATTGTTTTCTCAGGTGCTGAGCCTCTGCATATATCCAAGGTGCTCCAGAAATCCAAAATTGTGGTGAATGAAGAtggaacaaaagcagcagctgccacTAGTGAGTATTTGTACTATGAGCCTTAAAAGCTTAGCCAAACAAAAACGCTATATGCTTACATGGACAGTGAACAAAACATCCGGAGGGAGTACATTGCAGCACGTTTCTTAGCTGCCAGCAGCAGCGCTCTCactaaatactgaaaaaacttCACAAATCGTTGTCTCCATTATTCActtgaacacaaaaacatgggaaaacagggTCCATAATCACACAATAAGTGGCTGGCACCAGCTGAAACTCTGCAcacgtcactttcattgattgaaaatgcaatgtaggtcaagctgataCAGCTcataattcaacaacacagtagagcacatcattttatttgtttattttggaatGTGTAGGTATTTAGATCATTTGAATGTTTAAATAATATGCAAGCAGTATGTCTCTCGTTGTATTGGTTTTCCCTCTTATGGCCATAATGTGCAGAAATAGATATTCATATGGTTTGAAACTTGGTGGgggttttttgttctttgtctgTAAGGAATATTCAAACATAATTTTTGACCAGTTTTGGCAGCCCAAGCTCTTATCGTCTCAGACATGATGGTGATTTGacactgtgtttgcttttgtgtttagCTGCTATTTTGCTGGCTCGGTCCTCTCCACCTTGGGTTACAGTGGACAgacctttcctcttcctcatcagacATAACCCAACAGGTACAGCCGTCTGTTTCCACCTGGGCCTACTCATCTttgaatgtgtatatatagaatagaatagatCTAACATCTGTGCTACCACACGAGAAATAAACTAGACATGTCACCATTTGAAATGTGGCTATTGATGAACTGTGTTGGACTCTGATGAGttgtccctgtctctgtcctcaggTACCATTCTCTTTATGGGCCAGATCAACCAGCCTTGAGCCCAGCCATCGCTGCTCAGCCTCTGGTACAGTAGCATCATAGGCCAGCGCTGGAAATGCTTCTACACTGCcacgcatgaacacacacacacacacaaacacaaactttgcTGTAGACTTATGTACAGTGTGGACAtatgttatttgttttaaatattgctTTTTATGTTACCGATTTTCTGTAATGCATAACATGCtttataaaatgttttgctgactaaattttccagctgttttaatttttttgtatactttttttgaatttattacatttttaaaagactTTGAATGTCAGTTGTGTATTTTCTCAACTCTGGAGTCGGATAATCAGTTTGTTTATCATGCCACTGTTTTAGTTTAAAAGTTCTCCATCTCAAGTCATGTCACTCCAGTCTGTTTAAGTTATGGCCATGGACATCACATCTTGAACGCCATGCATTCAGTTAATGTTTCCCTCACTGAGGAAGTCTTCTGTTATCATACTTGCTTCGTATTTgatcaaataaatacacacactgtttataACATCAATGATTTGccttatttattttcagtgacaGTGTTCCTGCAAAGGCAATGTTTGTCTACGTGTGACTTCTATTGTGCTGTGTTCACATCTTCAATTATAACATGTTCAGAAATGAGTGATAGTGCTTCTTAACAAGtgattcaaattcattttttttatttccatttattgtCTAAACCACTTACCCTGTTGTGTTGTGGATGGCAGGAGTTTATTTAAGCACGTTAAGCAAGAAGGATGCTATATTCTGGATAATTCAGCAGTCTGTGACATGACTGaaacacatatagacagactAACATATACTTAGAGTTTTGTTTTCCAAATTTAAAATTGGTCCTTGAATTTCAGGTTTTGCAAAGTTAAATTACAACAGAGTATAGTTCTAGAATTGGAATTTCAAATTGTACGGTGTTAAATTACAGTTGTAGAATTTTAATTGCAGTCTTGAGTTTGAAATTCCTTTTGCAGAAATTGGAAATTCTGATTCTAGAGCTGGACTTGAAGATGTGGAAGTCCAGTTTTCTAAATGTAACATAACATCTTAGAATTGTTAAATGAGTGTTAGTCTAGTCCAGAGCTTGAAACTCCAATCCTAGATTTTGAATTATTTGGAATTGTACAAAGAAAAGTTGTCTTTTCTAGTACATGTATTGGACCAGAGGCACGGTATACAAACTGAATTTGTATGAATGTGTATTGCAGGTCTGACACAGTATAGACACATTATTAATCCCTGCGGTTTCATATTATTGAGAGACATAGCTTTAATAGCGTCAGTCCTCAGAGCAGACAATGGGTTTAGTGACTTTTTAGGTACTATGAC
It encodes:
- the serpine2 gene encoding glia-derived nexin, which gives rise to MKQLSSLCLFALVTLYGHEGVLSQAPSYGERGSDLGIQVFQQVVRSKPLDNVVLSPHGVASILGMLLPGAHGETRKQVLNALRYKKNGPYKMLKKLHKTLTAKANQDVVLIANGMFSQKGFPMEEAFVATNKANFQCESRSLDFGNPQGAADEINEWVNNKTKGHIPSLIKADMLDPALTRLVAVNSIYFKGLWKSRFQPENTKMRPFNGGDGNVYKVPMMSKLSVFNIGMPTTPQGLKYKVIELPYHGNTISMLIVLPSEEDTPLSRLVPHISTATVQSWTKLMHMRRVGLLIPKFSADAEVDLKEPLSALGMTDMFSEDKADFRHLCAEPLHISKVLQKSKIVVNEDGTKAAAATTAILLARSSPPWVTVDRPFLFLIRHNPTGTILFMGQINQP